In Streptomyces sp. NBC_01707, a genomic segment contains:
- a CDS encoding iron-sulfur cluster assembly accessory protein — MSVSDETTTVSDGILLSDAAAAKVKGLLEQEGRDDLALRVAVQPGGCSGLRYQLFFDERSLDGDVVKDFDGVKVVTDRMSAPYLGGASIDFVDTIEKQGFTIDNPNATGSCACGDSFS; from the coding sequence ATGTCCGTATCGGACGAGACCACCACCGTGAGCGACGGCATCCTCCTGTCCGACGCCGCCGCAGCCAAGGTCAAGGGCCTGCTGGAGCAGGAAGGCCGCGACGACCTGGCGCTGCGCGTCGCCGTCCAGCCCGGCGGTTGCTCGGGCCTGCGCTACCAGCTCTTCTTCGACGAGCGTTCGCTCGACGGCGATGTCGTGAAGGACTTCGACGGCGTCAAGGTCGTCACCGACCGGATGAGCGCTCCGTACCTGGGCGGCGCTTCCATCGACTTCGTCGACACCATCGAGAAGCAGGGCTTCACGATCGACAACCCGAACGCCACAGGCTCCTGCGCCTGCGGCGACTCCTTCAGCTGA